GCGCTTGCAATGATCGTGGGATTCACGCTTTCGTCGGTCTTTATCGGCTGGTCAGATGGCGCGTATTCGGATATTATTTCCATGTTCACGCGGAATCGCATCGGGCATATTCAGGTGCATCGCGCGGGCTATCTCGACAAGCCATCGCTTTACGATGTGATCGGCGGTTATGAATCTATTGGCGAGAGGATTGCTGGGGTTGAGGGGGTTGAGGCATGGACGCCGCGCATCTATTCTGCGGGGCTTGGTTCGGTGGGCGATAAGACGATGGGTGTACAAATCATCGGCGTAGATGTGGAGCGCGAGGTGATTGCCACGCGGTTTGATCGGAAGATCACCAGTGGGGCGATGTTTTCAGACGCCGCGCGCGAAGCGATTCTCGGCGTTGGGCTGGCGCGTATCCTGAAGGCGAGTGTTGGTCGCGAAATAGTGCTTGTCACACAGGGCGCGGATGGTGCTATCGCCAATGATTTATACACGATTGTCGGCATTGCAGAAAGCGGAGATAAAGCGACTGATCGGATGGCGTGCTATCTCCATATTGATGACGCGCAGGACTTGCTCGTGCTCGACGAGCGCGTTCACGAAATCGCCGTGATCGCCGAAGCGTTGGATCGCGTCCCCGAAATCACCGCGGCGATTGAGGCACAGATCAACGACTCAACGCTCGAGGTGTCGCCGTGGCAGGTCGTCGCCAAATCATTTTATCGCGCGATGCAGGCCGATAGACAGGGCGATCTTATCGGACGCATGATTATTATGCTGATTGTCGCTATCGGCGTGCTGAATACGGTTCTGATGTCGGTGCTGGAGCGCACGCGAGAGTACGGCGTGTTGAAAGCGATGGGGACAAAACCGGGTCAGATCTTCGGGGTGGTGGTGGCTGAGGTGACGTTTATCGCGCTTGGCAGCATTGTCATTGGCGCGATATTCGGCGCAGGTCTCAATTACTTGTTGTCGATTTACGGCATCTCATTGCCGCAAGAGTTCTCCTATGGCGGTATTGTGTTTCAGACGATGTACGCCGCAGTTACGGTGCGAAGTCTTGTAGTTCCCGCAGTTACGGTCCTTGTCTCGGCAATTTTTGTCAGCCTGTTTCCCGCGCTGAGAGCAGCGCGAATTGCTCCTGCCAGCGCGATGAGAACGCATTAGAAACTATGTCCTGGATACTGATAAAACTCGCCTGGAAGAATCTTTTTCGGCATAAACGCCGTTCCATTATTGCTGCAACAGCGATGGGTATTGGGCTTGCGGCTCTTATCTTTGCCGATGCACTCTGGTTGGGGATGGAGCGGAATATGGTTAAAACGGCGACGGCGTCATTTCTGGGAGATGCACAGATTCATCGAGAAGGGTTTTCCGATGAGCAAGCAGTTGAGTTGACAATTAACCAACTCGATGCGGTGGTTGCCAATCTTCGGCGGGAAGGTATTGTGGCGCACTTCACCTTGCGGACGTTCGCTTTTGGCATGATAACTTCACCTGCAACTGTTGCGGCGGTCAATCTGGTGGGCGTCGAACCATCTACCGAGCGGTATTTGTCCCAAATTGACGATGCGATTGTTGAAGGCGCGTTTTTTGAGGGATTAAATCCGCGGGATATTGTCATGGGCGAGGAACTTGTGCAACGCCTTGAGGTGGGCTTAAACGACAGGGTTGTTGTGACGATGGCGCAAGCCGGGAGCGGTGATCTCTCGCAGGAGATGTTTCGCGTTTCTGGAATTTATCGTTTTGCCGACGAGGGGATGAACAGCGGTATGGCGTTTATTCGATTGTTGAAGGCGCAGCAGATGCTCGCTCTCGGCGCGGGGGCGCATGAGATTGCGCTGAAGTTTATCGATTCGACATCAGCGGAGGATCAGAACTTGCCGTTTTGGAAAACTTATTCGCAAGGAGGAAACAAAGCGCGTAGCTGGACAGAGGTTTTGCCAGAGGTGCAAGCGATGTTCGATATGTCGAAGTTCAGCAAGTACATTATGGGCTTTGTGCTGTTTGGCGTGGTTGTTTTTGGCATTGTCAATACGCTGTTTATGTCGCTTTACGAACGGATGTTTGAATTTGGCGTGTTGCGAGCAATTGGCACGCGTCCGTTTGGCATGGCGCGGCTGATTCTGTTTGAGGCAGGGGCATTGGCAGTTCTGGGTATCATTTTGGGTATGATTTTTGGGTTTTGTGTCACTGTAATTTTTTCAATGATTGGCATTGACTATACGGGGATCGAGATGATGGGGATCACCATGCAGGAGTTGATCTATCCGGAGGTGCGTATCCAGCCGTTCATTTTTTATTCGATCTGGATCTTTGTATTTACAATTATCGCAGGGCTGTATCCGGCGATGTATGCGGCGAAGATGTCTGCGGCAACGGCGATGCGAAGGAGTTTCTGAAGGAGATATTCGTGGCGCATGTAATAGTGACAGAAGGGGTGACCAGAGTTTATTCGGATGATGGTGTGCCCGTTCACGCCTTGCGCGGGATTGATCTGACTATTGAGCGAGGTGAATTTGCGGCATTGGTCGGGCCGTCTGGGTCGGGGAAGACGACTTTGCTCAATATCATCTCCGGGCTGGATACACCAACAGATGGAAAAGTATGGCTCAATGGCAAACTTTTGTCGCGCATGAGCGGTAATGCGCTTTCGGATTTTCGGCGGGATAATATCGGATTTATTTTTCAAGCGTACAATTTGATTCCAGTGCTGACCGTCGAGGAGAATGTCGAGTATATTA
This Gemmatimonadota bacterium DNA region includes the following protein-coding sequences:
- a CDS encoding ABC transporter permease translates to MLKIAFRNIFRQRRRTVLTALAMIVGFTLSSVFIGWSDGAYSDIISMFTRNRIGHIQVHRAGYLDKPSLYDVIGGYESIGERIAGVEGVEAWTPRIYSAGLGSVGDKTMGVQIIGVDVEREVIATRFDRKITSGAMFSDAAREAILGVGLARILKASVGREIVLVTQGADGAIANDLYTIVGIAESGDKATDRMACYLHIDDAQDLLVLDERVHEIAVIAEALDRVPEITAAIEAQINDSTLEVSPWQVVAKSFYRAMQADRQGDLIGRMIIMLIVAIGVLNTVLMSVLERTREYGVLKAMGTKPGQIFGVVVAEVTFIALGSIVIGAIFGAGLNYLLSIYGISLPQEFSYGGIVFQTMYAAVTVRSLVVPAVTVLVSAIFVSLFPALRAARIAPASAMRTH
- a CDS encoding ABC transporter ATP-binding protein, with amino-acid sequence MAHVIVTEGVTRVYSDDGVPVHALRGIDLTIERGEFAALVGPSGSGKTTLLNIISGLDTPTDGKVWLNGKLLSRMSGNALSDFRRDNIGFIFQAYNLIPVLTVEENVEYIMLLQKVPKSERHERVLAILEEVGLDGMASRKPTQLSGGQQQRVAIARAMVSQPAIILADEPTANLDSKIGAELLDMMYRLNTQTGMTFIFSTHDPMVMARARR
- a CDS encoding ABC transporter permease yields the protein MSWILIKLAWKNLFRHKRRSIIAATAMGIGLAALIFADALWLGMERNMVKTATASFLGDAQIHREGFSDEQAVELTINQLDAVVANLRREGIVAHFTLRTFAFGMITSPATVAAVNLVGVEPSTERYLSQIDDAIVEGAFFEGLNPRDIVMGEELVQRLEVGLNDRVVVTMAQAGSGDLSQEMFRVSGIYRFADEGMNSGMAFIRLLKAQQMLALGAGAHEIALKFIDSTSAEDQNLPFWKTYSQGGNKARSWTEVLPEVQAMFDMSKFSKYIMGFVLFGVVVFGIVNTLFMSLYERMFEFGVLRAIGTRPFGMARLILFEAGALAVLGIILGMIFGFCVTVIFSMIGIDYTGIEMMGITMQELIYPEVRIQPFIFYSIWIFVFTIIAGLYPAMYAAKMSAATAMRRSF